CTGAGgctgaaatattttataagtTACTTGAATAAGCAGATATGGAGTTGTACCCTGGGTGTAAATATAAGAAATTGTATTCTGTggtaatagttttttttaccAATGATGTCTGATTAATTTGTTACCCCTTCACTGTTATGCATATCAAATTTTTTAGATGAGCAGTTCTCAAGATAGTTCACAAGAAGGGCCCAACGCTGACTTTAGGGATAGTCTAGAGGGAGATGGTTCTATAAGTGCTACTGGTATGTTGgtattcttttcctttttcttttaataaactGGTATGTTTTAATCATATACAAATGTATTGAATATGGGATGTTTCACGGTCACATCATCTCCAAATAGCTATgctaatttttcatttgaataATGTGTGAGAAACTTATTACCTTACAgtttcttattattttcttgttgtaTTGATCAGTTAAAATTAACTTTTCATGTAGGCAAGGAGGCGAAGCAAGGTCGAGGTCAAGGGAAATGCAACTGGTTtctaaataacaaaaaagagtCAGTTGATTTATCTCCATTTGGCAGAGTTATTAGTGACAATAGTCCCCATTTTTCTAGATACATGGGTATTTTGGCGCGGGATGCCAATCTAATTCCGATCAAGTATTTAAAATGGGAAAAAGTACCAGACTCTTGCAAACTTGATGTCTGGGACACTCTACGGGTTTGGTTTTCCTAAAATTAttgaatatttattgcatGAAATTGAGTTTAATAGGTATATTTCAAGTTGATGTAAGACTACCTTATTGTGGATACAGGGCACCATTGAATTTCGTCCTGAACAACAACCTATGATTCATGTCTTCAAGGATGTAACAATGAAGAATATTGAAAAACTGTGGAGAAGTTTCAAGAGTGATTTGAAGAAAGCTTATTATAAGCCTTTCACAGGAAGTAAAAGACGGTGGCAATGTGGGGATTCTCGTGTAGACCCAGATCAATGGAGGGTGTTGGTTGAACATTGGGAAAAAGATGAGATTGCAGTACGTATTATTACACAACACTCAGTATATATAATCTGTGCAATGATTAagtatattttgtttttgctaaTAAAAGGAGCAAGCTAAAAGAAATGCTGAAAATCGGAGTAAACAAACATTGAATCACACATCCGGGACAAAGTCTTATGCTCGCAGCAAAGCACAATATGTAAGTTTTGATGATGCACTTGAATGTTTACTCTTtactatatttaaatattgagCATATGAGGTTGTGTTAGCTAATtgattatcttattttattttattgattgcATGCTAAGAATAAGAAACATGGTGAAGACCCCGATCCTATTTGGTTTTTCCAAGATAAGCATACAAGGCGTGACGAAGATCGATCATGGGTTAACTTGGTGGCTGAGCAGAAATATGTAAGCATATGGACTATATATTggaataattatatataagttCATTTTCATGAGGAATTGTTAGCCATAGTCCAGGATGtttctcttattttgttttggttgacttattttatgtttttttaaagcatATGGAAAGTTGTTTGGAggtaggttttttttcttgttcacTATTCTTGatgttcttttatttgtttaagcATATGAAGAACAAAGCAGTAGAGGTCCAGAAGACTAATTGGCCTAAATTTTTATTACATAATGCAATTCATCATTGTAGTTTATTGGGCTAGTTC
The window above is part of the Prunus dulcis chromosome 1, ALMONDv2, whole genome shotgun sequence genome. Proteins encoded here:
- the LOC117615752 gene encoding uncharacterized protein LOC117615752; its protein translation is MSSSQDSSQEGPNADFRDSLEGDGSISATGKEAKQGRGQGKCNWFLNNKKESVDLSPFGRVISDNSPHFSRYMGILARDANLIPIKYLKWEKVPDSCKLDVWDTLRGTIEFRPEQQPMIHVFKDVTMKNIEKLWRSFKSDLKKAYYKPFTGSKRRWQCGDSRVDPDQWRVLVEHWEKDEIAEQAKRNAENRSKQTLNHTSGTKSYARSKAQYNKKHGEDPDPIWFFQDKHTRRDEDRSWVNLVAEQKYAEMQEKLKELVEDECPDNLETRRRAYVEAMGPETNNSVRGEGLGVKPHQVPWIQMKAGSSNRLRGHDYVHLESQYVELQERYKHDQDHWRSELKAMEELLKHNQQEIEEMRQMLSRSSASHHPLHQQLPNPFHMSYYSPQMFHQMPYQARSVTPTGGLTGLLRGDAYPSATDFLESDQGTHGLE